A region from the Bacillus sp. (in: firmicutes) genome encodes:
- the pruA gene encoding L-glutamate gamma-semialdehyde dehydrogenase: protein MIPYKHEPFTDFSKEENKRAFQEGLKLVESYLGQDYPLVIGGERVTTEDKIVSINPANKEEVIGRVSKANKELAEKAMNVAYETFQTWKKVKPEVRADILFKAAALVRRRKHEFSALLVKEAGKPWKEADADTAEAIDFMEYYGRQMLKLKDGIPVESRPGEFNRFNYIPLGVGVVISPWNFPFAIMAGTTVASLVTGNTVLLKPASSTPVVAYKFVEVLEEAGLPAGVLNFIPGSGAEVGDYLVDHPKTRFISFTGSRDVGIRIYERAAKVNPGQIWLKRVIAEMGGKDTIVVDKDADLELAAQSIVASAFGFSGQKCSACSRAVIVEDVYDQVLNRVVELTKELKVGNPAEQSTFMGPVIDQSAFNKIMNYIEIGKQEGKLMTGGEGDDSKGYFIQPTVFADVDPEARIMQEEIFGPVVAFTKAKDFDHAIDIANNTEYGLTGAVISNNRANIEKAREDFHVGNLYFNRGCTGAIVGYQPFGGFNMSGTDSKAGGPDYLILHMQAKTTSEML from the coding sequence ATGATCCCGTACAAACACGAACCGTTTACGGACTTTTCGAAAGAAGAGAATAAGCGAGCGTTCCAAGAAGGATTAAAGCTTGTTGAAAGTTATTTAGGTCAAGATTATCCGCTAGTCATCGGCGGCGAGCGCGTGACAACAGAAGACAAAATCGTTTCGATCAACCCAGCGAACAAAGAAGAAGTAATCGGTCGCGTTTCTAAAGCGAACAAAGAACTCGCGGAAAAAGCGATGAACGTGGCGTACGAAACGTTCCAAACATGGAAAAAAGTAAAACCAGAAGTGCGTGCAGATATTTTATTTAAAGCGGCTGCGCTCGTTCGTCGTCGCAAGCATGAGTTTTCTGCTTTACTTGTAAAAGAAGCAGGTAAGCCATGGAAAGAAGCCGATGCCGATACAGCGGAAGCGATCGACTTCATGGAGTATTACGGTCGTCAAATGTTGAAATTAAAAGACGGAATTCCAGTGGAAAGCCGTCCGGGTGAATTTAACCGATTTAATTACATCCCATTAGGTGTCGGTGTGGTCATTTCCCCATGGAACTTCCCGTTTGCAATCATGGCGGGTACCACAGTGGCATCCCTTGTGACAGGTAACACTGTGCTATTAAAACCAGCAAGTTCCACTCCGGTTGTCGCTTATAAATTTGTCGAAGTATTAGAAGAAGCAGGTCTTCCTGCAGGTGTTCTAAACTTCATCCCAGGTAGCGGGGCGGAAGTCGGGGACTACTTAGTGGATCATCCGAAAACTCGTTTCATCAGTTTCACCGGTTCTCGTGATGTTGGTATTCGCATTTACGAGCGCGCAGCGAAAGTGAACCCAGGCCAAATTTGGTTAAAACGCGTTATTGCGGAAATGGGCGGAAAAGACACAATCGTTGTCGACAAAGACGCGGATCTAGAATTAGCAGCTCAATCCATCGTAGCGTCAGCGTTTGGCTTCTCTGGACAAAAATGTTCCGCATGCTCTCGTGCAGTCATCGTCGAAGACGTGTATGATCAAGTATTAAACCGCGTCGTCGAATTAACAAAAGAACTAAAAGTCGGAAACCCAGCAGAACAAAGCACATTTATGGGTCCAGTCATCGACCAAAGCGCCTTCAACAAAATCATGAACTACATTGAAATTGGAAAACAAGAAGGCAAACTCATGACAGGTGGCGAAGGGGACGACTCAAAAGGTTACTTTATCCAGCCAACGGTCTTTGCGGATGTGGATCCTGAGGCGCGCATCATGCAAGAAGAAATTTTCGGACCAGTCGTGGCCTTTACAAAAGCGAAAGACTTTGATCATGCGATTGACATTGCGAACAACACCGAATACGGCTTAACAGGAGCAGTAATCTCCAACAACCGTGCAAACATCGAAAAAGCACGTGAAGACTTCCATGTCGGAAACCTTTACTTCAACCGCGGTTGTACAGGTGCCATTGTTGGTTACCAACCGTTCGGTGGCTTCAATATGTCCGGTACAGACTCCAAAGCCGGTGGCCCAGACTACTTAATCTTACA